In Mauremys reevesii isolate NIE-2019 unplaced genomic scaffold, ASM1616193v1 Contig24, whole genome shotgun sequence, a genomic segment contains:
- the LOC120393593 gene encoding olfactory receptor 6F1-like, which translates to MFHSGCIHRTATHTGEHPMVKGNQTNVREFILLGFPGSRYVQISLFLLFLFMYLLTLMGNITIISLVGTHRRLHTPMYFFLCNLSFVDIWFTTGYIPKTLALLVSQSKTISFSSCLLQMYFVYSLGCTEYLLLAVMAYDRYLAICHPLRYSAIMNSTLSIQLALGSWASSFLTTAVLAFLVTGLSFCDSTIINHFFCDVDSWIKLSCTDTHLVEMVYIIICFIVVLGSCAIILVSYIYIISTVLRIPSAQAWQKAFSTCSAHLTVVVIWYGCSIFLYVKPSKQNSLEMNKVVTLLNTIMTPLLNPFIYTLRNKDIKEILRKAFSRT; encoded by the exons ATGTTTCATTCAGGATGCATCCACAGAACTGCCACCCACACA GGAGAGCACCCAATGGTGAAGGGAAATCAGACCAACGTGAGGGAATTTATTCTGCTGGGGTTCCCTGGCTCTCGGTATGTGCAGATCTCTCTCTTCCTGCTTTTCTTGTTCATGTACCTCCTGACGCTGATGGGAAACATCACCATCATCTCCTTAGTGGGGACTCACCGCCGCCTGCACACTCCGatgtatttcttcctctgcaATCTCTCCTTCGTAGACATCTGGTTCACTACGGGGTACATTCCCAAAACTCTTGCTCTCCTAGTGTCCCAAAGCAAAACCATTTCCTTCTCCAGTTGTCTCCTGCAGATGTACTTTGTCTACTCCCTCGGTTGCACTGAATATCTACTTCTGGCCGTCATGGCCTATGATCGCTATCTGGCCATATGTCACCCATTGCGCTATAGCGCCATCATGAACAGCACTTTGTCCATTCAGCTGGCTCTTGGATCATGGGCAAGTAGCTTCCTGACTACTGCTGTGCTGGCATTTCTGGTCACCGGGTTGTCCTTCTGTGACTCTACCATCatcaaccatttcttctgtgatgtAGATTCTTGGATAAAGCTGTCCTGCACAGACACGCACCTTGTTGAGATGGTGTATATTATTATCTGTTTTATTGTCGTCCTTGGGTCCTGTGCCATCATCCTGGTCTCCTACATTTACATCATCTCCACCGTCCTGAGAATCCCATCTGCCCAAGCCtggcaaaaggccttttccacttgCTCTGCCCATCTCACTGTTGTGGTTATATGGTACGGCTGCTCCATCTTTCTGTATGTCAAACCATCCAAACAGAACTCACTGGAAATGAACAAAGTTGTCACCCTCTTGAACACTATCATGACACCATTGCTTAATCCTTTCATTTACACGCTAAGAAATAAAGACATTAAAGAAATCTTGAGAAAGGCATTCAGTaggacatag